The segment ctctctccctgtctctctctccctgtctctctctccctctccctgtttcactctccctctctctctctccctgtctctctctccctgtctctctcactctctctctctctctctccctctctctctctctctctcactctccctctctccctctatctctctccctctctctcactccctccctctctgtccctctctctctctccctgtctctctctccctgtctctctctctccctgtctctctctctctccctctctctctcccgctctctctctcccgctctctccctcctgctctctctctctccctctctctctctccctctctctctccctctctctctccatctctctcccctgtctctctctgtccctctcccgctctctctctccccactctctctcccgctctctctctctccccctctctctctccctctctctgtctcctctctctctccctctctctctctccctctctctctctccctcattctcactccctctctctctctccctctctttctccgtctctctctctctctctcactctctctctctcactctctctctctctctctctctctctctgtctctctctctctctgtctgtctctctctctctgtctctctctctctctctgtctctctatctctgtctctctctgtccctgtctctcgctcctgtctctcgctccctgtctctcgctccctgtctctatctccctgtctctctctctccctgtctctctctccctgtctctctcttcctctctctctctccctgtttctctctccctctctctctctcgctgtctctctctccctgtctctctctctccctctctctctctccctctctctcctctctctctctctaactctctttctctccctctctatctctccctctctctctttcccgctctctctctcccgctctctccctcccgcactctttctctccctctctctctctctctctctctctctcctctctctccccctctctctcctctctctctctccatctctctctccgtctctctctctccctctctcactctctctctccctctctctctccctgtctctctctctccctctctctctctctccctctcccgctctctctctcccactctctctccctctctctctctctcccctctctctctccctcctctgtctccctctctctccctctctctctctcctctcctctctctctccctcactctctctccctctctctctctccctctctttctccgtttttctctctctctctctctgtctctctctctctctctctgtctgtcactctctctgtctctctctctctctctctctgtctctctatctctgtctctctctgtccctgtctcccgctccctgtctctctctccctctctcgctctccctgtctctctctccctggcttctctctcctctctctctctctctctctctttctctccttctctctctccctctctctctctcccttctctctccctctctctttctctctctctgtctctctctctcgctctctctctctctctctctctctctctctctctctctccctctctccctctctctctctcctctctctctctctttctctccctctctctctcccgcactctctctcccgctctctctctcccgctctctccctctctctttctctctctccctctctctctctccctctctctctctccctctctctctcccccctctctctctccctctctctctccatctctctctccctctctctctctcactctctccctccctctttctctctccctgtctctctctctccctctctctctctccctgactctctctcccgctcactctctctccctctctctctctccctctctctgtctcctctctctctccccctctctctctccctctctctctctccctctctctctctccctctctctctctccctctctttctccgtctctctctctctctctctcattctctctctctctcactctctctctctctctctctctctttcccgctctctctcccgctctctctctccccctctctctctctctctctctctctctctctccccctctctctctctctccctctctctctctccctctctctctctccatctctctgtctccatctctctgtctccgtttccctctctctccgtctctctctctctccgtctctctctccgtctctctctctctctgcctctctctgagtctctctccttctctctctctttctttctcgctctctgtctgaatgtctgtctctctctctctctttctgtctctctctctctttctctctctagctATCTCttcctctgtatttttctctctctcactctctctctctctctctttgtctgttggccttcatagctagaggatttgagtatcggagcagggaggttcttactgcaattgtacagggccttggtgaggcctcacctgcaatattgtgttcagttttgttctcctaatctgaggaaggacgtccttgctattgagggagaacagcgaaggttcaccagactgattcctgggatggcaggactgacatatcaggagatactggatcaactgggcctttatacactggagtttagaagaatgagaggggatctcacagaaacatataaacttctgacgggattggacaggttagatgcgggaagaatgttcccaatgttggggaagtccagaaccaggggtcacagtccaaggataaggggtaggccatttaggtctgagatgaggagaaacttcttcactcagagagttgttaacctgtggagttgttgaggccagttcattggatatattgaagagggagttagatatggcccttacggctaaagggatcaggggggaatgcagagaaagcaggaaaggggtactgaggaaatgatcagacatgatcttattgaatggtggtgcaggctcgatagtgcagaatggcctgctcctgcacctattttatatgtttctctctctgtctccctctctctctctcgctctctctttcattcaccatgtctctctccctctttgtatctctgtccctttctctctctccctatctgtcagtctctctgtctccctctctccgtcttacTCCCTAactgtctccctcgctcccaatttctatccatctatctctctttcactttttcctctgtctctgctactgtccatttccgatctctttcactttctttctcttttctgccaacacgctctctctatccctaattctctcgctgcttctccctgtccacctctctttttctctctccctgtctctcattcccattctgatgtttccttgatttaaaagtaccctgacatattgcagtctgactgtttaaacccacagctagaaatcacatttctgggacatttttgatttgctaaccatccaattgtgggttggaatgtgtggggtaaatctagtttccccatctgaaagctttgagtgtttcagattgatcagtatatgggatcaaagactgattcagacaatgctgcattgtggaacggtgggatatcttcacagggcaggaaatggagaagcacgttttgttggtttgaataaggtgtaaattcgattgtgtcgccccctcacagatgcaCAGGATTGaaactgtttaccatcaatgccctgaaagaatgaaattgtTCAAcatggtgtgactgacttcaaacacttcaaacacacgaagggcccagagactgggaccaatacacaaagccccgagcccagacaggcaaaccaggttttttcacagatcacccagacacgtgtcctgctgtaaaatggtcaccacgcatctcatgtaaaatggctgctcaatctcaccttaactaatcccactgccccgctctctccccatagtcctgtatcaatcccaaactaatcccactgccccactctctccccatagtcctgtatcaatcccaaactaatcccactgccccgctctctccccatagtcctgtatcaatccccaaactaatcccactgctccactcactccccatagccctgtatcaatccgcacactaatcccactgccccaatctctccccatatccctgcatgaatcattaaactaatcccactgccccgctctctccccatagccctgtatcaatccccaaacaaatcccactgccccactctctccccatagccctgtatcaatcgccaaactaatcccaccgccccagtctctccccatagtcctgtatcaatccccaaactaatcccactgccccgctctctccacatagctctgttttaatccccaaactaatcccactgccccgctctctccccatagccctgtatcaatcaccaaactaatcccactgccccgctctctcccgatagcccgatatcaatccccaaactaatcctactgccccgctctctccccatagccctgtatcaatccccaaactaatcccactgccccgctctctcaccacagTGCTGTGTcaattccaaaactaatcccacagccctgctctctccccatcgtcctgtatcaatccccaaactaatcccactgccccgctctcttcccatagccctgtatcaatcctaaaactaatcccagtgccccgctctctccccatagccatgtatcaatactcaaactaatcccactgccccgctctctccccagagccctgcatcaatccccaaactaatcccactgccttgctctctcctcatagccctgaattaaacccagaatctatacagggagagacacacacgcactcactctgtctctctctatctctctgtttctctctctctgtctctcgctctctctctctctgcctctatatctgtctttccctctgtgtctctctctctgtgtctcactcgctctgtctctcactctctctctgtctgtctctgcctcactttcttgtcctctgtctctctctctctatctgtcactctctctctctctctgtctctctctctgtccctttatctctgagtctctctctcttgctctctctgtctgccgatctctgtctctctctctctccatcactctatctctctgtttctctctctgtatctctctataagtttgcctctctctctctctcgctctctctgtctctctgttcccctctctctgagtctctctctctgcctctctctatctgtctgcctcactctccctctcgctctgtatattttgtgtctctctctctgactctctctctctccatcttgctctgtatctctctatctttctctctctcactgtctctgtctctctctttctctctttgtttctctgtcgaactgtgtctttgtttttttctctctctctgactctcactctcagtctctccctctctttctcactctctctctctctctctctctctggctctatctgtctctctccctctgtctctttctctatgtctctctatttctctccctctctattactgtcactctcactgtcttgtctctctctctctctctctctctgtgactgtcttctttctctctctctgtctgtctctccctctctctttctctgtagcacatttcctggtgtaaaatggtcaccacacatctcatgtaaaatggctgcacaCATGCACGCATGcacgcgcacacactctctctgtctctctctcacactttctctctgtccctctgtatgcctgtctccctcgctgtctctctttctcgctcactctctctctctttctctctctctgtctctctctcttgctttgtttatctgtgtctctgtttttctctatctgtatttccctctctctctctctctctctctatcgctctctctgtctctatttattctctaacgcagagagatgttgatgccagttcattggatatattcaaaaggcagtcggatatgtcccttacagccaaagggatcaaggggtatggagcgaatgcaggaaaggggtactgagggaatgatcagacatgatcttgttgaatggtggtgcaggctcgaagggcaaaatggcctactccagcacctaatttctatgtttctacctttctatgtctatctgtctctctctgttttattCTCTCTCTGAATCTTTCTCTCAGAttcattcgctctctctgtctatctttcattctctctttccctctgtctctctctatctgtctctctctctgtcactctctctatgtctctctctctctcctctgcctctctatatatctctgtctctctatctctctatctctctctctcagtctctctctgtctcccaccctctctctctctcgctctctatttcAGTCTCCCTGTATCTCAtccctctctttatctctgtccctctctctctctctcgctctctgtctccctctctccgtcttgctccctcactctctccctcgctcccaatttctatctgtccatctatctctttcactttttcctctgtctttgctgctgtccatttgcgatctctctctttctcttttctgccaacacgctctctctatccctaattctctcaatgcttctccctgtccacctctctttttttctctccctgtctctcattcccattctgatgtttccttgattgaaaagtaccctgacatattacagtctgactgtttaaacccacagcaaaaaatcacatttctgggacatttttgatttgctaaccatccaattgtgggttgcaatgtgtggggtaaatctaatTTCTCCAACTGAAAGCTTTGAATGTTTCAGATTgaccagtatatgggatcaaatgctgattcagacaatgctgcattgtggaacagTGTGATAtcctcgcagggcaggaaatggagaagcaagtcttGTTGGTTTGaagaaggtgtaaattcgattgtgtcgccccctcacagatacacaggattgaagctgtttaccatcaatgccctgaaagaaggaaatgcttcaacaaggtgtgactgacttcaaactcttcaaacgtattaaggacccggagactgggaccaatacacaaatccccgagcccagacaggcaaaccaggtttgttcacagatcatccagacacgtgtcctggtgtaaaatggtcaccacgcatctcatgtaaaatggctgctcaatttctcccaaaataatcccactgccccgcgctctccccatagtcctgtatcaatccccaaactaatcccactgccccgctctcggtccatagccctgtatcaatccccaaactaatcccactgccccattctctccccatagcattgtatcaatcccaaaattaatcccactgccccgctctctcccgatagccctgcattaatcccaaactaatcccactgcccaggtgtctccccatagccctgtatcaatccccaaactaatcccactgccccgctctctccgcacagccctgtttcaatccccaaactaattccactgccccgctctctccccatagccctgtatcaatccccaaactaatcccactgccccattctctccccatagcactgtatcaatcccaaaattaatcccactgccccgctctctccctatagcgctgcattaatcccaaactaatcccactgccccggtgtctccccatagccctgtatcaatcctcaaactaatcccactccaccgctctctccccacagccctgtatcaatccccaaactaatcccactgccccgctctctccccatagccctgtatcaatccccaaactaatcccactgccccattctctccccatagcactgtatcaatcccaaaattaatcccactgccccgctctctccctatagcgctgcattaatcccaaactaatcccactgccccggtgtctccccatagccctgtatcaatcctcaaactaatcccactccaccgctctctccccacagccctgtatcaatccccaaactaatcccactgccccgctctctaaccatagccctgtatcaatcccagaatcttttcagagagagagagacacacccacactcattctgtcactctctacctctctctctctatgtctctcactctctgtctcgctctctgtctttctgcctgtctctctctctcactctccctctatctgtctctctcgctccctgtgtctatctcctctctctctctttgtctatctgtctcttttttatctctctctctctctgcctctatatctgtctttccctctgtctctccctctctctgtctcactcgctctgtctctcactatctatctgtctgtctcttcctcactctcttaccctctgtctctctctttccatcactctctctctattgctctctctatctctctgtctctctgtttctctctataagtttgtctttctctctctctctctgtccccgtctctctgagtctctctctctatctctctctacctgtctgtcgatatatctctctcgctctgtattttttgtgactctctctctgactctctctctctctccaactcgctctgtatctctctctctttctctctctctctgtcactctctctctctctttgtttctctttgtctctctccctgtttctgccttgctctatcccactctatctctctctctatctgtctctctctttttctctctctctgactctcactatcagtctctccctgtctttctttctctctctctctctctctctctctctctgtctctatctgtctctctccctctgtctctttctccatgtctccgtctctctctctgtgcctctctccctctcgatttctgtcactctcactctcttgtctctcttctctctctctctctctctctctctcctctctctctctctctctcccgttctctgtaacacgtgtcctgatgtaaaatggtcaccacacatctcatgtaaaatggctgctcaatctcacccaaactaatcccactgccccgctctctccccaaagccctgtatcaatcccaaactaagcccactgctgcGCTCCCTCCCcaaagacctgtatcaatccccaaactaatcccactgccccgctctctccccatagccctgtatcaaacccagaatctgTACATAAAGAGGGAAAGAGTagggacacacacactctctctctctctcgctttctgtctctctctctctatgtctctcactctttgtctcgctctctgtctctctatatgtctgtctctctcctctctctctccctctctgtttctctctcactctatgtctctctccctccctctctctccctctctgtctctctctttctctatctttccctctctctgactgtctctctctccctctctgtctctctctctcggcctgtatTATCCGTGACCACACAATAAATTGACCCCGCGCggatagggtcaggagcagaggtcagagttcgggagttagaaaatgtaatacaaatgacacattgtaaatcccagtgagactgtaaatatACCGAtgcaaatataaaatgtgagaagactttaataaaaagtaaacaACGACAGCAGATCCATCCCCGCCCTTTCacatcactgccccgctcctttgtattaaaaagcagcaataagttaTGCTCTGAAAGTGAAtacattgctcaggtatcagcaccacgcaccatttGTGATGGGAAATATACAAtctatctctcttcacagagacccggagtttgtaaaccttcgctttaaagggctgaatgttcatatttcctccgtgcgggctgtAAATCTGGAGCCGATCCGCTcacacccgagttgtgggaggtaaaattgagaattcaccccagagtagcccattgtagaccactgacagccaggagatggggatggtgagctgggcaaaggtcagtaaagttttacagtacaatatcaccagctgctggtgtacatcagtactaCAGTAATACCAACACTGGAGAAACATTCgcttcatttcacaattcaggcaaggtctttcttcagaactgagagataattggatcgGAGAGAAGataaaataaacaggggcctggaaagctgacattaaatcccctcacctttctgaatacataactcactcagagaattgtgaacctgcggaattctctgcctgactccaatgactgagtgaatcccttcccacactcatagaggtgaacggcctctccccagtgtgcactcgctggtgtatcaccaggtgggacaactgagtgaatcccttcccacactcagagtggtgaacagtctctccccagtgtgacctcgctggtgtatcagcaggtgggataactgagtgactcctttcccacactcagagaggtgaacggcctctccccagtgtgaactcgctggtgtatcagcaggtg is part of the Pristiophorus japonicus isolate sPriJap1 unplaced genomic scaffold, sPriJap1.hap1 HAP1_SCAFFOLD_114, whole genome shotgun sequence genome and harbors:
- the LOC139241865 gene encoding RNA-binding protein 25-like: KEREIQSELERERESERESQKIQSERDREGEREREREREGERERERERERGGERERERERERERERDRETERERERDRESDRQRERERDRERERQGDRDRERETGSERQERETGTERDRDRETERERETERERQTERERDRERERERERVR